Proteins from a genomic interval of Caldicellulosiruptor diazotrophicus:
- the ilvB gene encoding biosynthetic-type acetolactate synthase large subunit, whose protein sequence is MAKMTVARAMVEVLKSEGVEIIFGIPGAAIYPFYDALYSSDIKHVLVRTEQAAVHEASGYARTTGKVGVCVATSGPGATNLITGIATAYMDSVPIVAITGQVNSSLIGKDVFQEVDITGATAPFTKHNYLVKDPKKIVRILKEAFYIASTGRRGPVLIDVPIDVQMQEIEFEIPKEIDIPGYKPKEKGHPLQIKRAVEAIENSKRPVVCSGGGVIASGASEELRILVEKQKIPVISTLMGIGCIPTDHPYYLGMIGSHGQKEANLALRQADLLIVIGARLADRALGDTKITDNMKIIHIDIDPAEIGKNVDTNIPIVGDAKQVLSEINKRISERKDFWAYEIKAQKKVLPDDDKLHPYDVLKEISRAYNGDYIITTDVGQHQIWAAHNLYIKKPGTFITSGGLGTMGYGIPAAIGAKFGRPDKEVISITGDGSFQMLLQELATIKREQVPIKIVLFNNTRLGMVYELQKKRCTGRFIATCLDGNPDFMILAKAYGIESMRLESKEKLKEAIEIMKIHDGPFLLEVVTSPDEPTIP, encoded by the coding sequence ATGGCAAAGATGACGGTAGCACGGGCAATGGTAGAGGTTTTAAAGAGCGAAGGTGTAGAGATTATCTTTGGCATTCCAGGTGCGGCAATATATCCATTTTATGATGCGCTCTATAGCTCTGATATTAAGCATGTCTTAGTACGCACAGAGCAGGCAGCAGTTCATGAGGCAAGTGGATATGCGCGCACAACAGGCAAGGTGGGTGTGTGCGTTGCAACCTCTGGGCCTGGTGCTACAAATCTTATAACTGGCATTGCAACTGCATATATGGATTCTGTTCCAATTGTTGCTATCACCGGTCAGGTAAATTCAAGTTTAATTGGGAAAGATGTGTTTCAAGAAGTGGATATAACAGGGGCAACAGCTCCGTTTACCAAGCATAACTATCTTGTAAAAGACCCTAAAAAAATTGTAAGGATTTTAAAAGAAGCATTCTATATAGCCTCAACAGGAAGACGTGGGCCTGTTTTGATAGATGTTCCTATAGATGTTCAAATGCAGGAGATTGAATTTGAAATTCCAAAAGAGATTGATATTCCTGGCTACAAGCCGAAAGAAAAAGGGCATCCTCTACAGATAAAAAGAGCGGTAGAAGCAATAGAAAATTCAAAAAGACCTGTTGTATGCAGCGGTGGTGGAGTTATTGCATCAGGGGCATCAGAAGAGCTTCGAATTTTAGTAGAAAAGCAAAAGATTCCTGTAATTTCAACTTTGATGGGAATTGGCTGTATTCCAACAGACCATCCTTATTATCTTGGCATGATAGGTTCACATGGTCAGAAAGAGGCAAATTTGGCGCTCAGGCAGGCAGACCTTTTAATTGTGATAGGTGCGCGGCTTGCAGACAGGGCCTTGGGTGATACAAAAATTACTGATAATATGAAGATTATTCATATAGACATTGACCCTGCCGAGATAGGAAAAAATGTTGATACAAACATTCCAATTGTTGGCGATGCAAAACAGGTGCTTTCAGAGATTAATAAAAGAATTTCAGAAAGAAAAGATTTTTGGGCTTATGAGATTAAAGCACAGAAGAAAGTTCTTCCAGATGATGACAAGCTTCATCCTTATGATGTGTTAAAAGAAATTTCAAGGGCGTACAATGGAGATTATATAATCACAACAGATGTTGGTCAGCATCAGATTTGGGCAGCTCATAATCTATATATCAAAAAGCCAGGAACCTTTATAACTTCGGGTGGACTTGGTACAATGGGATATGGCATTCCTGCGGCAATTGGTGCGAAGTTTGGAAGACCAGACAAAGAAGTGATTAGCATCACTGGTGATGGAAGTTTCCAGATGCTTTTGCAGGAGCTTGCTACCATTAAAAGAGAGCAGGTGCCGATTAAAATTGTCCTTTTCAACAACACAAGGCTTGGAATGGTATATGAGCTTCAGAAGAAAAGATGTACAGGCAGATTTATTGCAACATGCTTGGATGGTAACCCTGACTTTATGATATTAGCAAAAGCATATGGTATTGAGAGTATGAGACTTGAGAGCAAAGAAAAGTTAAAAGAGGCTATTGAGATTATGAAAATCCACGATGGTCCATTTTTGCTTGAAGTTGTGACAAGCCCTGATGAGCCAACTATACCTTAA
- the safA gene encoding SafA/ExsA family spore coat assembly protein: MRKIVAFLSILFFLNFSSAFAQTKIYTIQTGDTLWSIAAKNQVGISELLAANPQIKNPNLIFPGQKINIPSQSDFKSFEDEVIRLTNQERAKAGLAILKSNWQLSRVAKYKSQDMASKNYFSHYSPTYGSPFKMMESFGLKFSAAGENIAYGQKSPQEVVRSWMNSPGHRANILSPSFTEIGVGVAKNSKGVLYWTQMFIRPY, translated from the coding sequence AAGTGCCTTTGCACAAACAAAGATTTATACAATCCAAACCGGAGACACTTTGTGGAGTATAGCTGCCAAAAATCAAGTTGGTATAAGCGAACTTTTAGCGGCAAATCCACAGATTAAAAATCCAAACTTAATATTTCCCGGACAAAAGATAAACATACCCAGTCAATCTGATTTTAAATCCTTTGAAGATGAAGTAATAAGGCTCACAAACCAAGAGCGCGCAAAAGCTGGGCTTGCGATACTTAAGTCAAATTGGCAGCTTTCACGCGTTGCCAAATACAAATCTCAGGATATGGCAAGCAAAAACTATTTTTCACACTATTCCCCAACTTATGGCTCACCATTTAAGATGATGGAAAGTTTTGGTCTCAAATTTTCTGCAGCAGGAGAAAATATTGCGTACGGGCAAAAATCTCCTCAAGAGGTTGTTCGTTCATGGATGAACTCCCCAGGTCACAGAGCGAATATTCTAAGCCCCTCTTTTACTGAAATTGGTGTTGGGGTTGCAAAAAACAGTAAGGGAGTTTTGTACTGGACCCAGATGTTCATAAGACCATACTAA
- the ilvC gene encoding ketol-acid reductoisomerase, translated as MAKIFYDSDCNLDLLKDKTVAVIGFGSQGHAHALNLRDSGINVVVGLYHGSKSWAKAESHGLKVMTADEATKVADVIMILVNDEKQPKLFKESIEPNLKEGKAIAFAHGFNIHFGQIVPPPYVDVIMIAPKGPGHTVRSQYEEGKGVPALVAVHQNYTGRALDIALAYAKGIGASRAGIILTTFREETETDLFGEQAVLCGGLTELIKAGFDTLVEAGYQPEIAYFECLHEMKLIVDLIWQGGLSLMRYSISDTAEYGDYMTGKRIITEETRKEMKKVLEEIQNGTFAKKWILENMAGRPEFNSIRRREQNLLIEQVGKELRKMMPWIKPIKE; from the coding sequence ATGGCAAAGATATTTTATGATAGTGACTGTAATTTAGACCTACTTAAAGACAAGACGGTTGCAGTGATTGGTTTTGGTAGCCAAGGTCATGCACATGCACTGAACTTGAGAGATTCTGGTATAAACGTTGTTGTTGGACTTTATCATGGTAGCAAGTCTTGGGCAAAGGCAGAAAGTCATGGTCTTAAAGTTATGACAGCTGATGAGGCAACAAAAGTTGCAGATGTCATTATGATTCTTGTAAATGATGAAAAACAGCCAAAGCTATTTAAAGAGAGTATAGAACCTAACTTAAAAGAAGGAAAGGCAATAGCATTTGCGCATGGGTTTAATATTCATTTTGGTCAGATTGTTCCACCGCCATACGTTGATGTTATAATGATAGCTCCAAAAGGACCAGGACACACAGTCAGAAGCCAGTATGAAGAAGGCAAAGGTGTACCAGCTTTAGTTGCTGTACATCAGAATTATACAGGAAGAGCTTTGGATATTGCCTTAGCGTATGCAAAGGGTATTGGTGCATCAAGGGCTGGGATAATTCTTACAACATTTAGAGAGGAGACAGAGACAGACCTTTTTGGTGAGCAGGCAGTTTTGTGTGGAGGTCTTACAGAGCTTATCAAAGCCGGGTTTGATACATTGGTTGAAGCAGGGTATCAGCCAGAAATTGCGTATTTTGAGTGTTTGCATGAGATGAAACTGATAGTTGATTTGATTTGGCAGGGTGGACTTTCACTTATGCGCTATTCAATTTCAGACACAGCTGAGTATGGCGACTACATGACAGGTAAGAGAATTATAACAGAAGAGACAAGAAAAGAGATGAAGAAAGTATTAGAAGAGATTCAAAACGGCACGTTTGCAAAGAAATGGATATTAGAGAACATGGCAGGAAGGCCAGAATTCAATAGCATAAGAAGAAGAGAGCAGAATTTACTTATTGAGCAGGTAGGGAAAGAGCTAAGAAAGATGATGCCTTGGATAAAACCGATAAAAGAATAA
- a CDS encoding SDR family NAD(P)-dependent oxidoreductase, with the protein MRKDFWKDKTIIITGATSGLGKEMTKILLEKGAKVVAISRSEESLKGLQNELIMFSKNLFLIKADISFKKDCEDVFKIIKDNLKKADFLINNAGVGLRCEVEEIDELDLKKVFDTNFFGAFYMMKYGISFFKEQGGGTIVNICSLGVKRPVPFTSGYTASKAALSVMADVARMELKKYNINVLNAYPGSISTSFRKKALGKPYPEDEIRLSRLSPDVAARRIIVGIEKNRKEIYTSKKDYIFVLFTRLFPHLSDFIVEKAFKKS; encoded by the coding sequence ATGAGAAAAGACTTTTGGAAAGATAAGACCATCATCATTACAGGGGCAACATCTGGTCTTGGGAAGGAAATGACAAAGATTTTACTTGAAAAAGGTGCAAAAGTTGTTGCCATTTCAAGGTCAGAAGAGTCTTTAAAAGGGCTTCAGAATGAACTCATAATGTTTTCAAAAAATCTTTTTTTAATAAAGGCAGATATAAGCTTTAAGAAAGATTGTGAAGATGTATTTAAAATTATAAAAGATAATCTAAAAAAGGCAGATTTTTTAATTAACAACGCAGGAGTTGGCTTGAGATGTGAAGTGGAAGAAATCGATGAGCTTGATCTTAAAAAGGTATTTGATACTAACTTTTTTGGTGCTTTTTACATGATGAAGTATGGAATCTCCTTTTTCAAAGAACAAGGAGGAGGCACAATTGTGAATATTTGTTCGCTTGGTGTGAAAAGACCTGTGCCATTCACAAGCGGATATACAGCTTCAAAAGCGGCATTGTCGGTCATGGCTGATGTTGCAAGAATGGAGCTTAAAAAATATAACATAAATGTTTTAAATGCATATCCAGGTTCTATTTCAACAAGCTTTAGAAAAAAAGCTTTAGGAAAGCCATATCCAGAAGATGAAATTCGGCTTTCAAGGCTTTCGCCGGATGTTGCTGCAAGAAGAATTATCGTGGGTATTGAGAAGAACAGGAAAGAGATATACACATCTAAAAAAGACTATATATTTGTGCTTTTTACCCGCCTTTTTCCACACCTTTCAGATTTTATAGTTGAAAAAGCATTTAAAAAAAGTTAA
- a CDS encoding MBL fold metallo-hydrolase has protein sequence MRVKILVNNWTFKGGYLAEHGLSILVIKDDKKILFDCGQTNAIVKNIEKMGMGFDFDAVVLSHAHYDHIGGLKFLIERTDCNIWVHHGFFEKKFAKREGEYKFIGENFEALDMARFKVVNEDVYEIFDGIFVVNVTSGKESNEFYILKDGRFQSDLFLEEQSLVVKEDDKLILIVGCSHNGIENIIEKVEKCFSQSIFAVIGGFHSKNFQQDDLQRLCQFFREKRIYKLVPLHCSGIETLIYFGNNIANKLKVCGVGDVFEI, from the coding sequence TTGAGAGTCAAAATACTTGTCAACAACTGGACGTTCAAAGGTGGGTATTTAGCAGAGCATGGTCTTTCAATTTTGGTTATAAAAGATGACAAAAAGATTTTGTTTGACTGTGGGCAGACAAATGCCATTGTGAAAAACATTGAGAAGATGGGTATGGGCTTTGATTTTGATGCTGTAGTCCTTAGCCATGCCCATTATGACCACATAGGTGGTCTTAAATTTCTTATTGAAAGAACAGATTGTAATATTTGGGTGCACCATGGATTTTTTGAGAAAAAGTTTGCCAAAAGAGAAGGGGAGTATAAATTTATAGGTGAAAATTTTGAAGCGCTTGACATGGCAAGGTTTAAGGTTGTTAATGAAGATGTCTATGAGATATTTGATGGTATTTTTGTGGTGAATGTTACCTCAGGTAAGGAATCTAATGAGTTTTATATTCTCAAAGATGGTCGGTTTCAAAGCGATTTGTTTTTAGAAGAACAATCTCTTGTAGTTAAGGAAGATGACAAACTTATACTTATTGTCGGCTGCAGTCACAACGGAATTGAGAATATTATAGAAAAAGTGGAAAAATGTTTTTCTCAGAGCATCTTCGCAGTAATCGGCGGATTTCATTCAAAGAATTTTCAACAAGATGATTTGCAAAGGCTTTGTCAGTTTTTCAGGGAAAAGAGAATTTATAAGCTTGTACCTCTTCACTGCTCTGGGATAGAGACATTAATTTATTTTGGTAATAATATAGCAAATAAGTTAAAGGTTTGTGGTGTGGGAGATGTGTTTGAAATATAA
- the cimA gene encoding citramalate synthase yields the protein MEDNKTIIIYDSTLRDGAQAGGISYTLEDKLKIVERLDKFGVKFIEAGNPGSNIKDQEFFARVKKMKLKNAKLIAFGSTRRVGIDVKDDPNIQSLIAADTEAVAIFGKSWDFHVKEVLKTTEDENLQMIYDTIKYLKSLGKYVVFDAEHFFDGYKNNKEYALETLKVAKEAGADSLDLCDTNGGTFPMDVYNITKEVVEMFPGTLIGIHCHNDTGMAVANSIMAVLAGARQVQGTINGYGERCGNADLITLIPNLQLKLGFKCVPDENIKHLTSLSRYVAEIANMIPNERAPYVGAYAFTHKAGMHIDAVKKNPASFEHINPEIVGNTRRIVLSEVAGRATILDKIREIDPTVTKDSPVTKEIIDELKRLENEGYQFESAEASFEMLIRKKLGLYQPFFTLKEFKVLINEPAVEYSSSAIVKIAVDGVTAITAAEGDGPVHALDSALRKALEKFYPELKEVHLVDYKVRVLNAETATAAKVRVLIESTDGKDTWTTVGVSTDIVNASWIALVDSLEYKLCKEKVGK from the coding sequence GTGGAAGATAATAAGACCATCATCATCTATGATTCAACCTTAAGAGACGGTGCTCAGGCTGGTGGAATTTCATACACTTTGGAAGATAAGCTCAAGATTGTAGAGAGACTTGACAAATTTGGTGTAAAATTTATCGAGGCAGGGAATCCTGGTTCTAACATCAAAGACCAGGAGTTTTTCGCAAGAGTTAAAAAGATGAAATTGAAAAACGCGAAGCTTATTGCCTTTGGTTCAACAAGGCGAGTGGGAATTGACGTAAAAGATGACCCTAACATTCAGTCACTCATTGCAGCTGATACCGAAGCTGTTGCAATCTTTGGCAAGTCGTGGGATTTTCATGTCAAAGAGGTCTTGAAAACAACAGAGGACGAAAATCTTCAGATGATTTATGACACAATAAAATATTTAAAGTCCTTGGGCAAGTATGTTGTATTTGACGCAGAGCATTTTTTTGATGGGTATAAAAATAACAAAGAGTACGCTTTGGAGACTTTAAAGGTTGCAAAAGAGGCAGGTGCAGACTCTTTGGACCTGTGCGATACAAATGGCGGTACTTTCCCAATGGATGTTTACAACATCACGAAAGAAGTTGTTGAGATGTTTCCTGGGACATTGATTGGAATTCACTGTCACAACGATACAGGCATGGCCGTTGCAAACTCCATCATGGCAGTTTTGGCAGGAGCTCGTCAGGTACAGGGAACTATAAACGGATATGGTGAGAGATGTGGTAATGCAGACCTTATCACACTCATTCCAAATCTTCAGCTAAAGCTTGGGTTTAAATGTGTGCCTGATGAGAATATAAAACACCTGACCTCTCTTTCAAGGTATGTTGCTGAGATTGCCAATATGATTCCAAACGAGCGCGCACCATATGTTGGAGCTTATGCGTTTACTCACAAGGCTGGTATGCACATTGATGCTGTCAAAAAAAATCCAGCTTCGTTTGAGCATATTAACCCTGAGATTGTTGGAAACACAAGAAGAATAGTACTGTCTGAGGTTGCAGGAAGGGCTACAATTCTTGACAAGATTCGCGAGATTGACCCGACAGTTACAAAAGACTCACCTGTCACAAAAGAGATTATTGATGAGCTAAAGCGCCTTGAAAATGAAGGATATCAGTTTGAGTCGGCAGAAGCTTCATTCGAGATGCTAATTAGAAAAAAACTGGGACTTTACCAGCCGTTCTTTACTCTCAAAGAATTTAAAGTTCTCATTAATGAACCGGCAGTAGAGTACAGCTCATCTGCAATTGTAAAGATTGCAGTAGATGGGGTTACAGCAATCACTGCTGCAGAAGGTGATGGTCCTGTTCATGCTTTAGATAGTGCTTTGAGAAAGGCTTTGGAAAAGTTCTATCCCGAGCTAAAAGAGGTTCATCTTGTTGACTATAAAGTACGGGTACTGAATGCTGAGACTGCAACTGCTGCAAAGGTAAGAGTTCTGATTGAGTCAACAGACGGCAAAGACACCTGGACAACTGTAGGTGTTTCAACCGACATTGTAAATGCAAGCTGGATTGCACTTGTTGACTCACTGGAGTATAAGCTTTGCAAAGAAAAAGTGGGGAAATAG
- the ilvN gene encoding acetolactate synthase small subunit produces the protein MKYTLSVLVENHPGVLSRVAGLFSRRGFNIDSLAVGVTEDPTISRMTIVVNGDDYIVEQVTKQLNKLIDVIKIKKLNPKEAVERELALIKVNANSQTRSDIIQITEIFRANIVDVSKETLTIEISGDEDKIEALIELLKQYGIREVVRTGLIAIERGNKVISKSKSEEDE, from the coding sequence GTGAAGTACACACTTTCTGTTTTGGTTGAGAACCACCCGGGTGTACTATCTAGAGTTGCAGGGCTTTTTTCAAGAAGAGGTTTTAATATAGACAGCCTTGCTGTTGGCGTAACAGAAGACCCAACAATATCCCGCATGACAATTGTTGTAAATGGTGATGACTACATTGTCGAGCAGGTGACAAAACAGCTAAATAAGCTTATTGATGTTATAAAAATCAAAAAACTAAACCCGAAAGAAGCTGTTGAAAGAGAGCTTGCGCTTATAAAGGTTAATGCTAATTCTCAGACGCGTTCAGACATTATTCAAATAACAGAGATTTTCAGAGCAAACATTGTTGATGTGTCAAAAGAAACTCTTACAATTGAGATTTCAGGTGATGAGGACAAGATTGAAGCGCTAATTGAGCTTTTAAAACAATATGGTATTCGCGAGGTAGTCCGTACTGGACTTATTGCGATAGAGCGTGGAAATAAAGTTATATCAAAATCTAAGTCTGAGGAGGATGAGTAA
- a CDS encoding type II toxin-antitoxin system Phd/YefM family antitoxin, translated as MKTIPVTKVRQNIYKILEQVRISSEPIQITSKKGNAVLISEEDWNAIQETLYLLSIPNLRESILEADKVPLDEWKDEEDLGWDID; from the coding sequence TTGAAGACAATACCTGTAACAAAAGTAAGGCAAAACATATATAAAATTTTGGAACAGGTAAGAATAAGTAGCGAACCGATACAGATAACTTCTAAAAAAGGCAATGCAGTTCTCATCTCTGAGGAAGACTGGAACGCTATTCAGGAAACTTTATATCTGCTATCAATACCGAATTTGAGAGAAAGCATTTTAGAGGCAGATAAGGTCCCATTAGATGAATGGAAAGACGAGGAAGACTTAGGATGGGATATAGACTAA
- a CDS encoding 2-isopropylmalate synthase codes for MGKRVIKIFDTTLRDGEQTPGVSLNVNEKLEIAKQLEKLKVDVIEAGFAIASPGDFEAIKTISENIKDAVVVSLARAIEKDIDRAYEALKKASSPRIHTFIATSDIHMKYKLKMTEDEVLERAVAMVKYAKKYVSDVEFSCEDATRSRIEFLIKVFDAVIKAGATVINIPDTVGYTTPEEMKRIIRALKENIPDIDKVQISVHCHNDLGLAVANSLAAVEEGVHQVECTINGLGERAGNAALEEIVMALKTRKDFYDVDVLIDTTQIYRTSKLVSSLTGVFVQPNKAIVGANAFAHESGIHQHGVLSERTTYEIIDPVSIGLPKNRMVLGKHSGRHAFEERLKELGYTDLTREEIDAAFEKFKVLADKKKVVLDKDIEALLEQKSLNIPETYELVRFQIISGNGLISTASVKIKSGDEEFEEAATGDGPVDAIFKAIDRITGLQVELDDYSIKAVTQGKDALGEVTVRIKKDGKAFLGRGLSTDILEASAKAYVNAINKMLYKISEE; via the coding sequence ATGGGAAAAAGAGTTATAAAGATATTTGATACCACGCTCAGAGACGGTGAGCAAACACCAGGTGTGTCGCTCAACGTCAATGAAAAGCTTGAGATTGCAAAACAGCTTGAAAAGCTCAAAGTTGATGTGATAGAAGCAGGATTTGCAATAGCCTCTCCTGGCGATTTTGAGGCTATAAAGACAATTTCTGAAAACATCAAAGATGCAGTTGTTGTATCTCTGGCAAGGGCGATTGAAAAAGATATAGATAGGGCGTATGAGGCGCTCAAAAAGGCTTCATCTCCGAGGATTCATACTTTTATTGCAACGAGCGATATTCATATGAAATACAAGCTCAAAATGACAGAAGATGAGGTACTTGAGCGAGCTGTTGCAATGGTAAAGTATGCTAAAAAGTATGTCTCTGACGTTGAGTTTTCTTGTGAGGATGCTACAAGATCAAGAATAGAGTTTTTGATAAAGGTGTTTGATGCTGTGATAAAAGCTGGTGCAACAGTTATAAACATACCAGACACGGTAGGTTACACAACACCTGAAGAGATGAAAAGGATTATTCGAGCATTAAAAGAAAACATTCCTGACATTGACAAGGTTCAAATTTCAGTTCATTGCCACAACGACCTTGGCCTTGCTGTTGCAAACTCGTTGGCTGCTGTTGAAGAAGGGGTTCATCAGGTTGAGTGTACAATAAACGGACTTGGAGAAAGGGCTGGGAATGCTGCTTTAGAGGAGATTGTTATGGCGCTCAAGACAAGAAAAGACTTTTATGATGTCGATGTTTTGATTGACACAACTCAAATATACCGAACAAGCAAGCTTGTGTCTTCTCTTACGGGCGTATTTGTTCAGCCAAACAAGGCAATTGTTGGTGCAAATGCATTTGCGCACGAGTCTGGTATACATCAGCATGGAGTGCTCTCAGAGAGAACAACATATGAGATTATTGACCCTGTGTCAATTGGTCTTCCGAAAAACAGGATGGTACTTGGCAAGCATTCAGGTCGTCATGCATTTGAAGAAAGATTAAAAGAACTTGGATACACAGACCTCACAAGAGAAGAGATTGATGCTGCGTTTGAAAAGTTTAAAGTTTTGGCAGATAAAAAGAAGGTTGTGCTTGACAAAGACATTGAAGCACTTTTAGAGCAAAAGTCACTCAATATTCCAGAGACATATGAGCTTGTGAGGTTCCAGATAATAAGCGGCAATGGTCTTATATCAACTGCCTCTGTAAAGATAAAATCGGGTGATGAGGAGTTTGAAGAGGCGGCAACTGGCGATGGTCCTGTTGATGCAATCTTTAAAGCAATTGACAGAATAACAGGGCTTCAGGTTGAACTTGATGATTACAGTATAAAGGCTGTCACCCAGGGCAAGGATGCTCTTGGCGAGGTAACAGTCAGAATTAAGAAAGATGGCAAAGCGTTTTTGGGAAGAGGCTTATCTACAGATATTTTAGAAGCAAGCGCAAAAGCATATGTAAATGCTATAAATAAGATGCTGTATAAAATTTCAGAGGAGTAA
- a CDS encoding DUF4830 domain-containing protein yields the protein MRKLINLILLICFLTLEFCTFSAEARVNKYVFLNIKTDLLPDKIKIIFGTNEPNVKRSKEIKNKKIITDLIDMLSKCQSYKLGNNKLSQFREGPNKIIFCWEDSKKEGIFYFNNGFPAYDGVILIDGKSYFLNDQLVVYILSILEHKNPQTEISSDVINLFRKYSWTVDYLIAKGTETLPKNLIHRAGEYPSKLFWAYVNYFLSDCGFSLKQYLGENINYEIYKLREITIIEGEPKGIVYRLPSKGIVLRYNNKIIGAYIDAEVDLCSLKRSTFYKITRKKWREIIYQYVDYNNEWEKKTSTMSPVDVIKDYIKALDSHDRKKLWAYEPTYDLFYNLLTNLRDDKIYNHENDYLYPNHNIKKIKLLSISEPQEWTYGSFKTLRYVVFVDVDFYEFVVQPDGKGNAFVHVYKENKNSGWKVFLSFCE from the coding sequence ATGAGAAAGTTAATTAATTTAATTCTCTTAATTTGTTTTTTAACATTAGAGTTTTGCACATTTTCAGCAGAAGCTAGAGTAAATAAATATGTTTTTCTAAACATAAAAACTGATTTGCTACCAGATAAAATCAAAATTATATTTGGAACAAATGAACCAAATGTAAAACGTTCTAAAGAAATCAAGAATAAGAAAATAATTACTGATTTAATAGATATGCTTTCTAAATGTCAGTCATACAAGCTTGGAAACAACAAATTGAGTCAGTTTCGGGAAGGGCCAAATAAAATAATATTTTGCTGGGAGGATAGTAAAAAAGAGGGTATATTTTACTTTAATAATGGGTTTCCTGCTTATGATGGTGTAATTCTTATAGATGGAAAGAGTTATTTTTTAAATGATCAACTGGTTGTATATATTTTATCTATTTTGGAACACAAAAATCCTCAAACAGAAATTTCATCAGATGTAATTAATCTTTTCAGGAAGTACAGCTGGACGGTTGATTACTTGATAGCAAAAGGAACAGAGACTTTGCCAAAAAATTTAATTCACAGAGCTGGTGAGTATCCTTCAAAGCTTTTTTGGGCTTATGTCAATTATTTTCTTTCTGATTGTGGCTTTAGCCTAAAGCAATATCTTGGGGAAAATATAAACTATGAAATTTATAAGTTAAGAGAAATTACCATTATTGAGGGTGAACCTAAAGGTATTGTATATCGGCTTCCATCAAAAGGAATTGTTTTGAGATATAACAATAAAATAATTGGTGCTTATATTGACGCTGAGGTAGATTTATGTTCACTTAAAAGAAGTACATTTTATAAAATTACAAGAAAAAAGTGGAGGGAAATAATTTACCAGTATGTTGACTATAATAATGAGTGGGAGAAGAAAACTTCTACAATGTCTCCTGTAGATGTTATTAAAGATTACATAAAAGCTTTGGATAGTCATGACCGTAAAAAATTATGGGCATATGAACCAACTTATGATTTGTTTTATAATTTACTTACAAATTTAAGAGATGATAAGATTTACAACCATGAAAATGATTACTTATATCCTAACCATAATATCAAAAAGATTAAACTTTTAAGTATTTCTGAACCCCAAGAGTGGACATATGGTTCATTTAAAACTCTTAGATATGTAGTATTTGTTGACGTAGATTTTTATGAATTTGTTGTGCAACCTGATGGGAAGGGTAATGCTTTTGTTCATGTATATAAAGAAAATAAAAACTCAGGCTGGAAAGTATTTTTGTCATTTTGTGAATAA